In Acropora muricata isolate sample 2 chromosome 11, ASM3666990v1, whole genome shotgun sequence, one DNA window encodes the following:
- the LOC136890982 gene encoding tetratricopeptide repeat protein 28-like, with protein MDKQQRSGRVCIKHSIDFQLMGDSKKAIDYLKTQLTTAIEDGDREREGGAYRSLGKAYQLMGDYRQAIGYHEKHLKIAVETGDRGEEVGAYKSLGNAYDSLGDYRKAIEYHEKDLKIAAEIGDRDGEGGAYGNLGNAYQSLGDYQKAIEYQEKLLKIAIEIGDRDEEGGAYGSLGNAYQSLSDYRKAIEYHEKHLKLAIEIGDRGREAKAYRNLGNAYLLQSNSRKAIECHEKHLKIAIEIGDRGGEGRAYGNVGNAYHLLCDNRKAIEYHKKHLKTATEIGDRDGEGRAYGNLGNAYQALGDYRKSIECHEKHLKIGIEIGDRGGEGRAYGSLGIVSQSLGDYRKAIEYHEKHLKIAIEIGDRRGEGAAYGGLGNAYQSLGDYGKAIEYVEKYLKIVMEIVDRVGEATATGYLGNIYSLQGDYPKAIEYHEKHLKIATEIGDQNGERAAYAGLGNDYHSLGDYRKATEYQGKCLKIAIDIGDRAGEGRTYGNLGNAYQNLGDYKKAIAYHEKDLKIAIEIGDLSEEGRAYGNLGSAYLSLGDYQKAIDYQEKCSKIAIEIGDRNGEGRTYGNLGNAYNLLGDYRKAMEYKEKFLKIATEVGDRDGEGAAYGFLGEAYQSLGDYRKAIEYHEKHLKIAIEIGNREGEGVAYHGIGVQFLFLEQTENAIDNFVSAVGAFNSLRSLLKSEDNWKIDFREVYERTYTALWKSLLRIEKIEEALFAAEQGRAQTLSDNLLIQYKLNASLSSAIIDTKDMISRLFTRLSLPILFLAIEEFTTNIWFLRKGKKVRFRQGRLDGDRREKAPLHALLQSSLEKIGAEDTRNCEDRTFEEVYNKCSFSIEVRDGRVGKPPLPGLDNPFKPFYDAVIDPILDMLEPQDEELVIVPHGMLCFIPWAAVIESIRIRIVPSLTSYQLILSVPEGHHKKKGALLVGNPCLKELKKTLNDLPCAQEEVEMIASILNTIPLVGKQATKAEVMKQMSSVGLIHIAAHGNERTGEIALSPNPGWSSKFPQRKDYILKMSDVQAANLRAGLVVLSCCHSGRGRVLKGEGVVGIARAFLAAGARSVLVSLWAIDDKATMVFMESFYRHLKEGKTASAAVQQSMKFLRSEDFSEMRYWAPFQLIGDDVTIELEADDAVKR; from the coding sequence atGGATAAGCAACAGAGAAGTGGAAGAGTCTGTATCAAACACAGTATAGATTTCCAGTTAATGGGTGACAgtaaaaaagccattgattacCTTAAAACACAGTTGACGACTGCAATAGAAGATGGTGATCGGGAacgagaaggaggagcctatagAAGTCTCGGTAAAGCGTACCAGTTAATGGGTGACTATCGACAAGCCAttgggtatcatgaaaaacatttaaaaattgcagttGAAACTGGTGATCGGGGGGAAGAAGTAGGAGCCTATAAAagtcttggtaatgcttacgactcattgggtgactatcgaaaagccattgagtatcatgaaaaagatttgaaaattgcagcagaaattggtgatcgggacggagaaggaggagcctatggaaatcttggtaatgcttaccagtccctcggtgactatcaaaaagccattgagtatcaagaaaaacttttaaaaattgcaatagaaattggtgatcgggacgaagaaggaggagcctatggaagtcttggtaatgcttaccagtcactgagtgactatcgaaaagccattgagtatcatgaaaaacatttgaaacttgcaatagaaattggtgatcggggcagAGAAGCAAAAGCCTAtagaaatcttggtaatgcttacctcTTACAGAGCAACtctcgaaaagccattgagtgtcatgaaaaacatttgaaaattgcaatagaaattggtgatcggggcggagaaggaagagcctatggaaatgtcggtaatgcttaccatttACTGTGCGAtaatcgaaaagccattgagtatcacaaaaaacacttgaaaactgcaacagaaattggtgatcgggacggagaaggaagagcctatggaaatctcgggaatgcttaccaggcactcggtgactatcgaaaatccattgagtgtcatgaaaaacatttgaaaattggaatagaaattggtgatcggggcggagaaggaagagcctatgggaGTCTCGGGATTGTTTCccagtcacttggtgactatcgaaaagccattgagtatcatgaaaaacatttgaaaattgcaatagaaattggtgatcggcgaggagaaggagcagcctacggaggtctcggtaatgcttaccagtctctcggtgactatggaaaagccattgagtatgtcgaaaaatatttgaaaattgtcaTGGAAATTGTTGATCGGGTAGGAGAAGCAACAGCAACTGGATATCTCGGTAATATTTACAGCTTGCAGGGTGATTatccaaaagccattgagtatcacgaaaaacacttaaaaattgcaacagaaattggtgatcagAACGGAGAAAGAGCAGCCTATGCAGGTCTCGGTAATGATTACCACTCActcggtgactatcgaaaagccactgagtatcaaggaaaatgtttaaaaattgcaatagacattggtgatcgggcgggagaaggaagaacatatggaaatctcggtaatgcttaccagaatctgggtgactataaaaaagccattgcgtatcatgaaaaagatttgaaaattgcaatagaaattggtgatctgagcgaagaaggaagagcctatggaaatctcggtagtgcttacctgtcacttggtgactatcaaaaagccattgactatcaagAAAAATGTTCGAAAATCGCAATAGAGATTGGTGATCGGAACGGAGAAGGAAGaacgtatggaaatctcggtaatgcttacaatttactcggtgactatcgaaaagccatggagtataaagaaaaatttttgaaaattgcaacagaagttggtgatcgggacggagaaggagcagcctatggattTCTCGGTGAGGCTTACCAGTCActcggtgactatcgaaaagccattgagtatcatgaaaaacatttgaaaattgcaatagagaTTGGTAATCGGGAAGGAGAAGGAGTAGCTTATCACGGAATTGGAGTACAATTCTTATTTCTTGAACAAACTGAAAACGCGATAGATAATTTTGTCTCCGCCGTGGGTGCCTTCAATTCTTTAAGATCTCTATTGAAGTCTGAAGATAATTGGAAAATAGACTTTCGCGAGGTGTACGAAAGGACGTACACTGCTTTATGGAAGTCCTTGCTAAGAATCGAAAAGATAGAAGAAGCTTTGTTTGCAgctgaacaaggacgagcgcagactttgtctgataatttgttgattcaatataaactcaATGCGTCCTTATCATCTGCCATAATTGACACCAAAGACATGATATCTCGCCTCTTCACAAGGCTTTCCTTACCAAttctttttctagcaattgaagAGTTTACGAccaacatctggtttctgagaaagggaaagaaagttaGATTTAGGCAAGGGAGGCTGGATGGTGACAGAAGAGAGAAAGCTCCTTTACACGCCTTACTGCAATCATCTTTAGAAAAAATCGGAGCTGAAGATACAAGAAattgtgaagatcgcacatttgaggAAGTTTACAATAAATGCTCGTTTAGCATAGAAGTGCGGGATGGAAGAGTTGGAAAACCACCATTGCCTGGCTTGGACAATccctttaagccattttatgatgcagttattgatcCAATTCTTGACATGCTTGAACCTCAAGACGAGGAGTTGGTCATCGTGCCTCATGGTATGCTGTGCTTTAtcccatgggccgcagttattgaatcTATCAGGATTCGCATTGTTCCAtcacttacaagttatcaattgatcttaagtgtaCCCGAAGGACATCACAAGAAGAAGGGGGcacttttggtcggaaatccctGCCTAAAGGAGTTGAAGAAAACCTTAAatgacttaccatgtgctcaagaggaagtggaaatgattgcatcaattctgaACACGATACCTCTTGTTGGgaaacaggcaacaaaagctgaggtgatgaaacagatgtcgtcagttggactaattcatattgctgcccacggaaacgagcgCACTGgggaaattgctttgtctccaaaccctgggtGGTCTTCAAAATTCCCTCAAAGAAAggattacattttaaaaatgtccgatgtgcaggctgccaatcttcgagctgGTCTTGTGGTGCTAAGTtgttgtcacagtggacgaggcagagtcttgaagggtgagggtgtggtcggtatcgcacgtgcctttttGGCAGccggtgctcgttctgtgttggtttccctatgggcaatagatgacaaagctaccatggtgttcatggaAAGTTTCTACCGACAcctaaaggaaggaaaaaccgccagtgctgctgttcagCAATCGATGAAATTCCTTCGATCTGAAGATTTTTCTGAGATGAgatactgggctccattccaacttattgGGGATGACGTCACGATTGAACTCGAAGCGGATGATGCCGTCAAAAGATGA